In the Phaseolus vulgaris cultivar G19833 chromosome 7, P. vulgaris v2.0, whole genome shotgun sequence genome, one interval contains:
- the LOC137828695 gene encoding uncharacterized protein, with translation MRMLCFNCRGLGSQQKRTYIKNIIAKESIQFACLQETKMENIKSEVCQNMWGRLDVSWIHKNAENSAGGILTIWDDSAFKLEHHFLGNGFVYVQGIMLDKNQLVVVVNVYSACSQSEKRIMWEDLLRIKEQSNITMWCMLDDFNAVRKQDERIGCQPLGSYKKDMKEFNEFIENMELFDIPMIGRRYTWYRTNGEAKSRLDRTLMSLEWMDVWQQCKQYALSRTVSDHCALIVKQSQHDWGPKPFRYLNVWQTDRSFKDCVKNGWENQALEGNEIWKMKEKLKSLKKNINIWNKEVFGSLHTKSIDIEQSISRLDIKDEQGGLNEDERKRRKSQIADLKNLSLKIEMLNRQKSRIKWLQEGDLNTQFFHKIVKWRSNKNRLNGGAYRE, from the coding sequence ATGAGAATGCTATGTTTTAATTGTAGAGGATTAGGCTCACAACAAAAGCgtacatatataaaaaatattatagcaAAGGAATCTATACAATTTGCATGCTTGCAAGAAACTAAAATGGAAAATATAAAATCTGAGGTATGCCAAAATATGTGGGGGAGATTAGATGTAAGCTGGATACATAAAAATGCAGAAAACAGTGCAGGGGGAATTCTTACAATTTGGGATGATAGTGCCTTTAAATTAGAACACCACTTTTTAGGAAATGGCTTTGTCTATGTTCAAGGAATAATGCTTGATAAAAATCAATTAGTCGTTGTGGTAAATGTGTATTCTGCGTGTAGTCAAAGTGAAAAAAGAATTATGTGGGAGGATCTCTTAAGAATTAAAGAACAGAGTAATATTACAATGTGGTGTATGCTTGATGACTTTAATGCTGTGAGAAAACAAGACGAAAGAATAGGATGTCAACCTTTAGGATCATATAAAAAAGATATGAAGGAGTTTAATGAGTTCATTGAAAATATGGAATTATTTGATATACCTATGATAGGTAGGAGATACACTTGGTATAGAACAAATGGGGAGGCTAAATCAAGATTGGATAGAACATTAATGTCTCTGGAATGGATGGATGTCTGGCAACAGTGTAAACAATATGCTTTAAGTAGAACGGTCTCTGATCATTGTGCTTTAATTGTAAAACAATCTCAACATGATTGGGGACCAAAACCTTTTAGATATTTAAATGTGTGGCAAACAGATAGGAGTTTTAAAGATTGTGTTAAGAATGGCTGGGAAAATCAAGCTTTAGAAGGAAATGAAATATggaaaatgaaggaaaaactgaaatctttaaaaaagaatattaaCATCTGGAATAAGGAGGTGTTTGGTTCACTACATACAAAATCAATTGATATTGAACAATCAATCAGTAGACTAGATATAAAAGATGAACAAGGTGGTCTAAATGAGGATGAAAGGAAAAGAAGGAAATCTCAAATTGCTGATCTGAAAAATCTTTCCTTAAAAATTGAAATGCTTAATAGGCAGAAATCAAGAATTAAATGGCTGCAAGAAGGGGATTTGAATACACAATTTTTTCATAAGATTGTAAAGTGGAGATCAAATAAAAACAGATTGAATGGGGGTGCTTATAGGGAATGA
- the LOC137828086 gene encoding uncharacterized protein has protein sequence MASYPVSFFFSHFPTNFGEYEMWKIFRRWGKVQEVFIPRRTNKYGHRFGFVRFIGISDSDKLEYQLDNIWIGNMKLHVNKPKYRRSYKGGRVEIDRGQQKRRDENGSKKVEPRVRKVWRRKGEISYAQAVKNGIHTRISSEKWMGQIMQVKVEDKEWMKRSCVGYLNETTDIEDIKNSFFMNGANFIRLRYLGDNAMLLTPEGDTSVEDLIKENKEWLEEIFDEITPWDNSVRVAQRRVWVRVWGLPFHLWEWSVFVNVVINIGNLLAVDKTTENFDELQYARVLVSIPFVVEARTSK, from the coding sequence ATGGCATCGTATCCTGTATCATTCTTCTTCTCCCATTTTCCTACAAACTTCGGGGAGTATGAGATGTGGAAAATTTTTCGTAGATGGGGCAAAGTGCAGGAGGTCTTTATACCTCGAAGAACAAATAAATATGGGCACAGATTTGGGTTTGTAAGATTTATTGGAATCTCTGATTCAGATAAGCTTGAATATCAACTGGATAACATATGGATCGGAAACATGAAACTACATGTGAACAAACCAAAATATAGAAGAAGCTATAAAGGGGGTAGAGTGGAAATTGATAGAGGCCAGCAAAAACGCAGGGATGAAAATGGATCAAAGAAGGTGGAACCGAGAGTGAGGAAAGTATGGAGGAGAAAAGGAGAAATATCATACGCTCAGGCCGTAAAAAATGGTATACACACAAGAATCTCCTCTGAAAAGTGGATGGGGCAAATTATGCAAGTAAAGGTTGAAGACAAAGAATGGATGAAGAGAAGCTGTGTTGGATATCTAAATGAAACAACAGATATTGAAGatattaaaaacagttttttcaTGAATGGTGCAAACTTTATTCGCCTAAGATATCTGGGTGATAACGCTATGCTACTCACACCGGAAGGAGATACTAGTGTGGAAGATTTGATTAAGGAAAACAAGGAATGGCTAGAGGAGATCTTTGATGAAATTACACCATGGGACAATTCAGTTCGGGTTGCACAGCGGAGGGTTTGGGTTAGAGTTTGGGGGTTACCGTTTCATCTTTGGGAATGGTCAGTTTTCGTAAACGTAGTAATCAATATTGGAAATCTCCTTGCAGTAGATAAAACCACTGAGAATTTTGATGAACTGCAGTACGCACGCGTCCTCGTATCCATCCCCTTCGTTGTCGAAGCTCGCACCTCAAAATGA
- the LOC137828087 gene encoding uncharacterized mitochondrial protein AtMg00310-like, whose translation MPVGVANEIVSIQRNFLWGWGSDGRKVAWASWKKVCEAREDGGLGIIDLRIFNLALLGKWIWRLGSDKGGLWKEVIDSKYGGWRILREGRGGSSDSLWWKDLREVWSLEGWGQNFEDVVAWKVGNGKEVMFWEDNWVGRGALKSVFPRLFSLSVSKASSVIEVGAWNNNVWVWKFGWRMSLFEWEKSLVCLLSQEVQGVSLNLEKEDSWEWKEGKEVGYSVKTGYQRLGGEGD comes from the coding sequence ATGCCTGTTGGGGTGGCAAACGAGATAGTGAGTATTCAAAGGAATTTCCTGTGGGGTTGGGGCTCTGATGGAAGAAAGGTAGCGTGGGCTTCTTGGAAAAAGGTGTGTGAAGCGCGGGAGGATGGAGGGCTTGGCATCATTGACTTAAGGATTTTCAACTTGGCTTTACTCGGTAAATGGATTTGGCGTCTGGGGTCGGATAAGGGTGGTTTGTGGAAGGAGGTAATTGATTCCAAGTACGGGGGCTGGAGAATTTTGAGAGAGGGAAGGGGAGGAAGTTCAGATTCCCTGTGGTGGAAAGATTTAAGGGAGGTGTGGAGCTTAGAAGGGTGGGGTCAGAATTTTGAAGATGTCGTGGCTTGGAAGGTGGGTAATGGGAAGGAAGTTATGTTCTGGGAAGACAATTGGGTGGGTAGGGGGGCGTTGAAAAGTGTTTTCCCGAGGCTGTTTTCACTTAGTGTCTCAAAAGCTTCCTCGGTGATAGAGGTAGGGGCTTGGAACAACAATGTTTGGGTTTGGAAGTTTGGTTGGAGAATGAGTCTTTTTGAGTGGGAAAAGAGTTTAGTGTGTCTACTGTCTCAGGAAGTTCAGGGTGTGAGCTTGAATTTGGAGAAGGAAGATAGCTGGGAGTGGAAGGAAGGGAAGGAGGTAGGGTATTCGGTTAAAACTGGATATCAACGTCTAGGGGGGGAGGGCGATTAG
- the LOC137828095 gene encoding uncharacterized protein codes for MANLEKRGITVVSSVCSLCWVEEESNTHLFFECSFVWRVWNLCCAWLGVQSVFHNVPLQNFSQFRLSNVSVLVNEVWGVIWIAVVNEIWKHRNRVIFRGGVIDVLEVFALVQLKAWAWVTSKSQDAIFSFSDWCVDPLVCMKMMF; via the coding sequence ATGGCTAACTTGGAAAAACGTGGGATCACGGTGGTAAGTTCTGTGTGTAGTCTTTGCTGGGTGGAGGAGGAATCTAACACTCATCTGTTCTTTGAGTGTAGTTTTGTGTGGCGAGTGTGGAACCTTTGTTGTGCTTGGTTGGGCGTGCAAAGTGTGTTTCATAATGTTCCACTGCAAAATTTCTCTCAGTTTAGGTTGAGTAACGTGTCTGTTTTGGTAAATGAGGTTTGGGGAGTGATTTGGATTGCGGTCGTCAACGAAATATGGAAACATAGAAACAGAGTAATTTTTAGAGGGGGTGTAATAGATGTATTGGAAGTATTCGCGTTGGTGCAACTAAAGGCATGGGCTTGGGTTACTTCCAAGTCGCAGGATGCTATCTTTTCCTTCTCTGACTGGTGTGTTGATCCTTTGGTCTGTATGAAGATGATGTTTTGA
- the LOC137829520 gene encoding pentatricopeptide repeat-containing protein At3g12770-like, translated as MSKSNIFELLHQCRVSADDSAIKKLHAQLLRTGMIFLSHHLHTQLIATYAACLPNTNLHLLKNFFKCMNSTNPLHFNAIISDFCRKGFPFLALASFSFMHTNGVPLDTYALCSTLTASSKVKDLNFGKQIHTQGVKSGWSSSVFVGSALIDFYSKLSNVQDATLMFDEIPEKNTVCANALLSGYAEAGLWARELELVRKMHVLKLKHDHFTLSAALRACTGLSAVEMGRQVHGYLLRTIPDVESDVFLQSALIEMYGKCGLVKKAWQVFQLVGMEIRKEGRSRDIVLWTSMLGVYGRNGHYKEVVDLYDEMWLEGIRPDGITFLTVISACGRTGQVHAGVKYFESMANEFKIDHGPEHYSCLVDLLCRAGELQRAWELLNEALFKGMGNCTISMWGALLSACVDRGNLDIGKLAAQRALELDPQNVGICIMLSNLYARFGMWEEIGDLRALIKTRGLRKDVGCSWVQVTD; from the coding sequence ATGTCTAAGTCGAACATATTCGAGCTCTTGCACCAATGTCGTGTAAGTGCCGATGATTCAGCCATTAAGAAACTCCACGCTCAGCTACTCAGAACAGGCATGATCTTCCTCTCCCATCATCTCCACACCCAACTCATTGCCACATACGCAGCATGCCTTCCTAACACCAACCTTCACTTACTCAAAAACTTCTTCAAATGCATGAACTCCACCAACCCATTACACTTCAACGCCATAATATCTGATTTCTGTCGCAAAGGTTTCCCCTTTCTCGCTCTCGCCTCCTTCTCCTTCATGCACACCAACGGTGTCCCCTTAGATACCTACGCTTTGTGTAGCACATTGACCGCCTCGTCCAAAGTCAAAGACCTTAATTTTGGAAAGCAGATACATACACAGGGGGTAAAATCAGGTTGGTCTTCTAGTGTGTTTGTGGGCAGTGCTCTCATCGATTTCTACTCCAAATTGTCGAATGTACAAGATGCAACCCTCATGTTCGATGAAATTCCTGAGAAGAACACTGTCTGTGCCAATGCACTTTTGTCAGGTTATGCCGAAGCTGGGCTTTGGGCTCGAGAACTTGAACTTGTTAGGAAGATGCACGTGTTGAAATTGAAGCATGATCACTTTACTCTATCAGCAGCTTTGCGTGCATGCACTGGATTGTCTGCTGTTGAAATGGGTAGGCAAGTGCATGGTTACTTGCTCCGTACGATACCTGATGTAGAGAGTGATGTGTTTCTTCAGAGCGCGTTGATTGAGATGTATGGTAAGTGTGGATTAGTGAAGAAGGCTTGGCAAGTGTTCCAGTTGGTCGGGATGGAGATTAGGAAAGAAGGAAGAAGTAGGGACATTGTGTTATGGACTTCAATGCTTGGTGTGTACGGTAGGAACGGCCATTACAAGGAAGTGGTTGATTTGTATGATGAGATGTGGTTGGAAGGAATCCGACCGGATGGAATAACATTCTTGACAGTGATATCTGCTTGTGGTCGCACTGGCCAAGTTCATGCTGGTGTCAAGTATTTTGAATCAATGGCTAATGAGTTCAAGATAGATCATGGTCCAGAACATTACAGCTGCCTGGTTGATTTACTTTGTAGGGCTGGTGAATTGCAGCGGGCGTGGGAATTGCTGAATGAGGCACTCTTTAAGGGAATGGGAAATTGTACTATTTCTATGTGGGGAGCTCTACTCAGTGCTTGTGTGGATCGAGGGAATTTAGACATTGGAAAATTAGCAGCTCAGAGGGCTCTCGAGTTAGATCCTCAAAATGTTGGGATATGCATTATGCTGTCAAATCTGTATGCCCGGTTTGGCATGTGGGAGGAAATTGGAGACTTGAGGGCATTGATCAAAACAAGAGGGCTAAGAAAAGATGTTGGATGCAGTTGGGTTCAGGTGACTGACTAG